Within Hydra vulgaris chromosome 02, alternate assembly HydraT2T_AEP, the genomic segment AAATACTCATTGAATAGTTATTTTGATAATCATTCAACATTATAACAGAAGTGCAAGTAAATAGAAAAGCgctttattgttttaagaatttttaataatacaatttttgtaTAACTTAGTGaagaaaagcataaaatttgaattaatactttaaaaaattcaattataattataatccGGTTGCAAAACAGaatgatcaaaaaaaatttgtttacaaaatatgacatcaaataaatagaattaattatatacacacacagatatatatatatatatatatatatatatatatatatatatatatatatatatatatatatatatatatatatatatatggcggtatacaaaaactataaacatctcatttataagattaaataataaaataattaaccataaaaatttttacttctacatatatatacttctaCATACACAAGTGGGACAATTTCTTAGAACTGGCAAAAAATGGTTTAACTGTCTTAtttccttctttttttataaatgagattttataaaagttcttttCTAAAGCTTTATGGATGTAAAATGACACTAATATTTACAAGGGAGCACCTTTTTGGCTTTTAGCAGTTAGCAGTTTAGCTTGGTCCCCATTTAAAACCTGTAAACAGGTAATTTAGTCTAAAAATGTTCCAGCTTTTCTGGAAAAGGATACTGTGGATTTTCTATACAGTTCTTCCCAAACTTTAACTCAAGAAATTCTTTATAATGGTTAGGTACCCATGCCAATGCTCCAGCGAATCTCAgttgttctaaattttttacatagtGAGAAGGAAACTCCATATCCTGACGATGGTTTTTCATCCAAGTATTTTTGGTCATAACATTGTTTCGTTCATAAAAGGGGTAAATATCAACGTGTAAATGATTTATCTCACTATACTGTACTCGAATAAATTCACCCTCCTCTGCTCGTTCCCAAACAAAACCATCATGATCTATATATCGTTGACCTTTCCAGACTTTTGATAGCATAGGAAACTCTTTAATCTGGTCCATGAAAATACCAATGTCAACATCATAATCCCATGGTATAATATCACTGTAACGAGCAGCACCAAGTAAACTTCCACCCTCAAGCCAGTATTTGAAGTTAGcttgttcaaaaattaaaaacacatgaCGTGCAGTTTTTCGTAAAGCATCAAGACAACAAGGAGGTGTCCATCGTTTTTCATGAAGATATTCTGGAACATCAATAACAGTTGGAAAGCACCTTTGAGTTTTTTTTGTGCACCCATGCCATGCTTCAATGCCATTAGGATTTAGAGTGTATTTGATCCCCAAGTTTTTGTACAAATCACTTTTTAATGTCTGCACATGTTGTAAATGTTTAGAATTCAAATGACTATCAGTATGTAAAATTTTTCCAACAGAAATATAGACTGTGTTTTTCAGATGAAGCTTTAAACCATTGACTTTAGcttgtataaaaaaagattcaaaaaatggTAAAAGGAAAGGATCACTAAAATTGCTAATTGCTGATCTTTCAAACAACAGGGCAACTTGCCGATTAAACGAATCACATGattccactttttttttctcaaaatatttcaatgtcCATTTCTTGAGATCAACTTCCATTAAGTTACAAGAAGACAAAACAGTAGATATTggcaaaacaaaaactttcttaCTTTGCTGTTTAAATTTTTCCAGAAGCTCATTTAAGCCTATATCAATTCTAGATCCATCTGGAATTACTAACATATATTtcgtatttatataataaaaagggtCTGACAAATAACCAGCTTTTCTTGGATCTTTCTTTCTTATTACAAACTGAGAATTATGTCCTGGCAATTGGAAGTAAGGATATGGAACTGTTGAGGAAATAACAAGAATATTTATGTCTGGGTAAAAAGCGATAATGCTATTTATTGTCTCAACAACATTATGATCAAAATGTTCAAACTCTGGGATTACTATAGTTAAATCCAGATATTCAGTGTTTTTCTGATTTGAATAAAAGAATACAAACCATAAAGTAATCAAACAAATACAGAAAAtgaaaagataactttttttaattcgagTTGTATTCATCACAgctctaaacaaaaaaaatgtatgaacttaaaaaataattttaataaatcataacaacaatgaaaacaacaacaataatcactaggaatttttttttgcatatgaaaattctattataaatctcctattaaaattaatagtaactAATGCCAAAAAAGCAACACACATTGGATTGAAAGTGGTTTACTGAGTTAAATGTAATTACCCATATACAGGGGTAGTGCACAAAATAACAGCTGATCAACTACCATTGATTGGCTACTTGgagaaaaaatgatattttgataTCCAATAATCAAATCTTGCCAATCATATTTCATTGGCAAAAATTGTGAGTCAAATATTTAgaatagataatataaataaattaaaaaaacaaaaggataaaagaaataaatcagtgcttcaattatattaaataactaaaagtaaTAAATGTTCTTGATTATTGGGATAAACATATTTTGAGACCATAGCGATATTCAgttaaaaacataagttaacattttttgacagcccaaataataacaaatacaaAGAGTTTAAAATCATTGGAGAAAAcgtagttttgaaaaatattttaagcaaaccatttaagataaaaagcttttacataaaatggaatattatataacatttattaaaaatttattctttaaatattatctatGTTTGAGACTATATTGTTCGagacttttacttttttgtctgttattttgcttaataataatataaacaatatttctttttatatttatattattattacattataataaataaattaagtttaactttctttttttttttttgattgccaaaaaaatgatttgatcatctactttttaattttcatatttcaGTTGAACAATATTGATCAGCTATCTTTGAATAACTATTTAACTTCAGACCTGTTAAATGTCTTAAGTAATTTTTTCCTAAAGGTTTTCTGACTTAAAATTTAGACTTacataaaattaactaaacattttttaatttcaaatttaaatattttaagaataataaaaatagtcaaatttacttaataaaaatgaatcataacctaaatatttttcatacaaacttacattttaacaatatatgTTTGTAAacattgtataaacattttaacaatatatgtttgtaaatactgtataaatatatacataacttaaattaagcttaataaaactttcagttttagcaataaaattaaactaagaaaataaatataataattgtaaaaaattgtaaatgtttcaaaactttaagataattggtttttttaaatattagattacATTGATCaacgaataaaattttattgtgcatATCTTGTTAACTAggtggttttttaaaacaaattaaatatgctgatttcaaatatgcaaaccatttttcaccatcacgtcaagttgtaaagatatttgggttcaaatctttagtatttaaggtaaaatccctaatattgtcgaaaaaaaagttgttcaaaagtatgtcaacctgggtctcaaaagaagcgtattttcatagagattatagaaaacataaatattttttcttaaaatttattgaaaaaaaatatgtgaaaaaatgataaagactcttaaaaaaatttcaacagaaTGATATTCagcaataatacaaaatatacttatttttattacaaatgaataacatttttaaaatctctatgaaaatacgcttcttttgagacccaggttgacatacttttgaacaacttttttttcgacaatattagggattttaccttaaatactaaagatttgaacccaaatatctttacaacttgacgtgatggtgaaaaatggtttgcatatttgaaatcagcatatttaatttgttttaaaaaaccaccTAGTTAACAAGATatgcacaataaaattttatttgtttatcagTGTTACTTGCCCAAACCAAAAActtcagtcaatgtagcagcactcctcacatgttctacctatttgtcagtctgCTTAGCAGCAATTCTTGCATGTTCTTATTATTTGCCAGTTGATGTTGCAGCACTTCTTACATGTTCTACCTACtcgtcagtcaatgtagcagcactctttGCATGTtcacctatttgtcagttgatgtatgcaaacagtaaaaaaataaaaatattcagaatatttatatctttattaaaaaataaaataactccaGTCTATTAAGTTGCATTTTTgtggtttattaaaaaataataaaatttaattagttgcctcaattaaatttaaaagtttttatattaagtgtactagattttcttatatttatatatacattttcaaaaaaacaactttatttgaaaattatcacTATTACTATTAGTTGTGcacttataaaataacaatagttttcaaaaattagatttaaataataatacttaggGTTTGCTCAAGATCCTTGA encodes:
- the LOC100210572 gene encoding ribitol 5-phosphate transferase FKRP, which codes for MNTTRIKKSYLFIFCICLITLWFVFFYSNQKNTEYLDLTIVIPEFEHFDHNVVETINSIIAFYPDINILVISSTVPYPYFQLPGHNSQFVIRKKDPRKAGYLSDPFYYINTKYMLVIPDGSRIDIGLNELLEKFKQQSKKVFVLPISTVLSSCNLMEVDLKKWTLKYFEKKKVESCDSFNRQVALLFERSAISNFSDPFLLPFFESFFIQAKVNGLKLHLKNTVYISVGKILHTDSHLNSKHLQHVQTLKSDLYKNLGIKYTLNPNGIEAWHGCTKKTQRCFPTVIDVPEYLHEKRWTPPCCLDALRKTARHVFLIFEQANFKYWLEGGSLLGAARYSDIIPWDYDVDIGIFMDQIKEFPMLSKVWKGQRYIDHDGFVWERAEEGEFIRVQYSEINHLHVDIYPFYERNNVMTKNTWMKNHRQDMEFPSHYVKNLEQLRFAGALAWVPNHYKEFLELKFGKNCIENPQYPFPEKLEHF